The Plasmodium vivax chromosome 13, whole genome shotgun sequence nucleotide sequence TAGCAGCATGACTGCTTAACGACATCACTGCTTAACAACATGACTGtatttttgcctcccccccttccagATCAACAGCGGCCACCTGAAAGCGTGGAAAATGAACGAAACAGACATGCAGCTGGTTGTCGAGCCGCTCTCTCTGACCGAGATGATCAACGCGAGGGTCCAGAAGAAGGGAAACAAAGTGGAATTCAAGAAGAACGTGGAAAAGTCCGAGGGGCAAAAGGCTGTCTTGCAGCGGTACTACGCGTTCGACCGGTGCTTCGACGACAACGGTAAGGAGAAAACACACGCATAGTGTGTGCAACGTCTGCGTGTGTATTAGGCCAATTTGTGACTGCCGCCTATTTTGCCCGCTACCCGGCGCGTCAGTGACGTCACGTCTTTGCagcgtttttaatttgcgTGACGCTCTGATCCATGATATGGTTGCTTTTCCCGTCCTAACACATGACCGTTTCGTCCTTTCGTCCtttgtttcttttcttttcttttcttttcttttcttttctttgctttacttttttttttttttttacttcccaaGTTGGCAACGAAGAGGTGTACAAGCACCTAGCGAGAGACATCGTTCTGGACACGTTCAAAGGGATAAACGGGTGCATCCTGGCCTATGGGCAGACGGGGTCAGGGAAGACTCACAGTGTGATGGGGGTGCCCACGGACCCAGGCATGCTGCCAAGATCGCTGGCTGAATTCTTCAACGGGATTGAAAACCCCTCCTCCCTAAATGAAGATAATAGTGACAGCATCAATACGGATGACGAAGCGAACAACAACACGAAAGAATTTCTGATGAGCGTAACATACCTGGAAGTGTACATGGAGAGAGTTAACGATTTGTTGCAAGAGGGATACCGAGGAGGGGCAACTGAAAATCTGGATGTGAAGGAGGACCCCAAGAGGGGCTTCGTTGTGATAGGGGTACAAGAAGAAACAGTAACGTCCATAGATGAAGTGATGCTTCTAGTTGCCAAGGCTGAACAGAGAAGACACATTTCGCAGACCAATTTTAACGAAACGTCTTCCAGATCCCACACGATTTTTACAGTCATATTGGAATCAAATCAAGTGCTAAGTGATGGCACATCCattaacaaaaggggggaactaAAGATAGTAGATTTGGCAGGAAATGAAAGAGCAGGAAGAGCAGCCGAAGGAATAGAAAATGCAAAGACGCTGATAGAAGAGGGGAAGGCCATAAATAAAAGTCTCTTCGTTTTAAGTGAAGTCATTTCCAAGTTGTCCAAAAGAGCCCAAGCAATAGCAGCaggagatgaaaaaaaaataaaaaaaattcaggaAGATTTAGTTTTCATCCCATGGAGAGATTCCAAGTTGACAAGAATTTTGAGCAAAAGTTTGGGAGGGAACTGTCGTGCTTCTGTAATTGTGGCTGTCCATCCgtctcatttttatttggacACGTCCTTCTCTACCCTCCGTTTCGCATTAAAGTGTAAGACaatcaagaaaaaaatcgaagTGAATTACCTCTCAGCGGAGCAGTCAGTGATCATGCAGCAGAAGGAGTTGATAGCCAAGCTGCAGAATCAGCTGAAGCATCTGGCAACTACCAAAAATGTAGACAGCCATctcacagggggggaaaaaaacaacgtaAGTGCTAGAAATCCAGAagatgatgaaaaaatattagccTTAAAACACGAattggaagaaaaagtgaagaagtttcaaaattttatcttAAAATCGGAGCTACACGTGCACCCAAATAACTACAGGACGTTGAGGTCTATGGATGGCAACACGGAAAAGTCGCTCAAATACTCCATGACCATAAGCAACAAcatcaaaaatgaatacacGTGGCTGAGATCATTTGATACCCATGAATATGAATCCAAGTGGGATGGCATAGATAAGTATGAAGACCAAAATGATCAGGAGCATATTAACATCTCCAAAGCTATGGACTACTTGAAGAATAAACCTCCATATAAATTAAACTCCTCCGAAATGAGTGAAGACGCTATGTCTAATGAGTCTCAGAGGGACGATTTGATTTCCCtcaattattataatgaGTTGGAGGAGCTGGAGCGGCTGGAGAAGAACGAGTTAAGTAGGCGGAAgaggagggagaggaaggagaggaaggggGATGCCTATGTCTCCACGAGCAACACTTCCGCCAATAGGGTGTATGGAGAGCTCAGCAAGTTAAGCTCCATGGAGTACTCCAACTTGGtggatgaagaggagaagggggacgctgccaaggggaaaaaggccaagcggaagaaggggaaaagagcGAACAATGCGGAGGCGAAGGACACGGCGAAGGACACAGCGAAGGACACGGCGAAGGACACAGCGAAGGATACAGCGAAGGATACAGCGAAGGGTAAGGGGAACCAcctgaggaagaagaaaacggcCAATGAGGGGAAGCTCAAAAGGGAGTCCTTTGCGAAAGGGGATGGCGCGCCAAAGGGGGGCAGCCAGGAAAATGGCCGTAGCGAGGGGAGCGACCTGGACGACCACCgcgaggtgaagcggcagaCTAGTCCCGATTCAAACCGACAGACCAGCCGCGAGGCGAAGCGGCAGACTAGTCCCGATTCAAACCTCCAAACAAGCCGCGATTCCAACCGGCAGACCAGCCTGGAGGACGACGACCTGCGCGAGCGGGAGGTCAAGTGGGAGGGCGGAGCCGACCTGGTGAGACGAGCCTCCTCCGTGAGCTTCGCCCAACCGAGGGAGCAAGACGACAACGAAAAAAGGACGTCCATCATCTCCAacttgaaggaaaaaattgaggaagacctgaaaaagaaaaaaaaaatcatcagcAGAAACGTCGAGCTGAACAAGCaaatcaaatttattatgaAGCTCATGCAGAAGGTCGGCCTCTCGACCATCCTCACAGGCACCGTGCCTCCAGGGAGGAACATAGAAAATGTGCTGCAGCTGCAGGAGAATTTGAGAGAGGAGTTGAAGCTATGCGATACGAAGAAGTCGATGGAGTTGATTAGTGGGGAGAAGGCCAATCATCCAACTACAGGTTCCCCGTCAGCCTCCATTTGTGCCAATGGCGATAAGGACGATTCGGTTGCAAAGCGTTGTCATCTAAGCGACCGCGCCGTAGACATggtggagggggaggaagagctGCTAACCGGCGCATTCGACGACGACGAACATGAAGCGGAATACAATGAGTCCATATCACACGTTTTCATAAACGAAATGTTTTTCTCGTTCGTCTTGCGGATTCAACAGAGGAATGACCCCAATGGGGAAGagctaaaaaatgtagaagagGTTCTAAAGAGTGAAGAAAAACCATATGATGTGTCGAAGAAGGCACTGGAAGACATACTCGGAAGCACCATCGCAAATAAAGCGGATGAGCATGAGGAGGGGAACACAACAAAGAATGTAAAAGATGAAAGGAGCAGCAAAACAATCG carries:
- a CDS encoding kinesin, putative (encoded by transcript PVX_084580A), with amino-acid sequence MDVNKNDEKNMNLDGLQVEASSKEEAIRVCTRIRPLFEKEINSGHLKAWKMNETDMQLVVEPLSLTEMINARVQKKGNKVEFKKNVEKSEGQKAVLQRYYAFDRCFDDNVGNEEVYKHLARDIVLDTFKGINGCILAYGQTGSGKTHSVMGVPTDPGMLPRSLAEFFNGIENPSSLNEDNSDSINTDDEANNNTKEFLMSVTYLEVYMERVNDLLQEGYRGGATENLDVKEDPKRGFVVIGVQEETVTSIDEVMLLVAKAEQRRHISQTNFNETSSRSHTIFTVILESNQVLSDGTSINKRGELKIVDLAGNERAGRAAEGIENAKTLIEEGKAINKSLFVLSEVISKLSKRAQAIAAGDEKKIKKIQEDLVFIPWRDSKLTRILSKSLGGNCRASVIVAVHPSHFYLDTSFSTLRFALKCKTIKKKIEVNYLSAEQSVIMQQKELIAKLQNQLKHLATTKNVDSHLTGGEKNNVSARNPEDDEKILALKHELEEKVKKFQNFILKSELHVHPNNYRTLRSMDGNTEKSLKYSMTISNNIKNEYTWLRSFDTHEYESKWDGIDKYEDQNDQEHINISKAMDYLKNKPPYKLNSSEMSEDAMSNESQRDDLISLNYYNELEELERLEKNELSRRKRRERKERKGDAYVSTSNTSANRVYGELSKLSSMEYSNLVDEEEKGDAAKGKKAKRKKGKRANNAEAKDTAKDTAKDTAKDTAKDTAKDTAKGKGNHLRKKKTANEGKLKRESFAKGDGAPKGGSQENGRSEGSDLDDHREVKRQTSPDSNRQTSREAKRQTSPDSNLQTSRDSNRQTSLEDDDLREREVKWEGGADLVRRASSVSFAQPREQDDNEKRTSIISNLKEKIEEDLKKKKKIISRNVELNKQIKFIMKLMQKVGLSTILTGTVPPGRNIENVLQLQENLREELKLCDTKKSMELISGEKANHPTTGSPSASICANGDKDDSVAKRCHLSDRAVDMVEGEEELLTGAFDDDEHEAEYNESISHVFINEMFFSFVLRIQQRNDPNGEELKNVEEVLKSEEKPYDVSKKALEDILGSTIANKADEHEEGNTTKNVKDERSSKTIDSILTMLTPWEQKILALLYEQQKMRQTVQKIKEKFSQRIQHINIFIKKILTDKVEVEKHFNRIIKATESYKNDLLKTADVDSNFKFAGMMKKLEELSISLAEKTRDFNVLAEFHLNLRKQMEKKDSLIKELREENKLFYLVPKYNELLQELSAQDEETSQAGKELKREFLLMYGRLMLSRKRLQEKEVIENDMRNLNKKIYTELVESIAIIKNLESQNRFLEFKLNMENKKKGEKVKKLMGEKEMLNKIVGEMEKMLEEANIDASEVKNQIVASYNNGNVSMLDLPSEDEGEQRERRKESGGKRKKRKEKEKGAATGKGKEKKKGAGKEKKKGTEQGGKKGGRVDANDEVPYDTQNDAERDSRKKNALQESAPREIAAKGKAPAKRQQKKEATVNRAYSAEKIIKKSVSRIDTNLSLKRAGAKKGTSRDRGGLGGVSGASRLRESGRDGPLEKNAKLEINKKGVNKVKKKAGNDLGDAGTSEKLKLKNSLAKKTGKKKTQYSDSEEVKPLGALNPSNSVVKKKHKKKTVKGKKRNLLKYLNQGGSSRDRENLETVLSDENEFQDYKNGSSTTDCEANEMRNILNQEIEKKKKISK